One part of the Oligoflexus sp. genome encodes these proteins:
- a CDS encoding hybrid sensor histidine kinase/response regulator: MGQDAMKRLVSVVQELSLARSLETIMDIVRRAARDLSAADGASFILRDKDQCFYADEDAIAPLWKGQRFPMEACASGWTMLHHKALAIEDIYADARVPADAYRPTFVKSLLIVPIRTQDPIGAIGVYWAQRHRTTAEEEEVLSALADTVSVAIQNVELNKALEQRVQDLEDANRMKDDFLMTLSHELRTPLNGILGWAEILGSGEAEASDYEIGLDTIVRSSEALNHLIDDLLDTSRMMTGRLSFEKNPLNPKDFIEAAMESVSMAATAKKITIDFTAAQDVGTVVGDAVRLQQVVWNLLNNAIKFTPEGGSVQVTLERAHGMARIRVRDSGEGIHPDILPFIFERFRQANSTTIRKHGGLGLGLALVRYLVEAHGGTIEGKSEGVGRGAAFTVNLPLAAIALPHASAPMEETSDHDLKLDALSGWRVLVVDDVDDARFLVTYIVKNQGAVVEEASDASNVLNLIEKFEPDLLLCDLCMPGEDGYSLMQRIRSSARDRSMRLPAIAVTAYADQKSQDHARASGFDGVVSKPLLPRKFVRTILDICGDAT, translated from the coding sequence ATGGGCCAAGATGCCATGAAAAGACTTGTGTCCGTGGTTCAAGAGCTTTCCCTCGCACGTTCCTTGGAAACCATTATGGATATTGTGCGCCGGGCCGCGCGTGACCTGAGCGCGGCGGATGGGGCGAGTTTTATTCTGCGGGACAAGGATCAATGCTTCTATGCGGACGAGGATGCCATCGCTCCTTTGTGGAAGGGCCAGAGGTTTCCCATGGAAGCCTGTGCCAGCGGATGGACCATGCTGCATCACAAGGCGCTGGCGATCGAGGATATCTACGCGGACGCTCGCGTGCCGGCTGATGCCTACCGTCCCACCTTTGTCAAAAGCCTTTTGATTGTACCGATTCGAACCCAGGATCCGATAGGAGCCATTGGTGTCTATTGGGCTCAAAGGCATCGCACGACAGCCGAGGAAGAGGAAGTCCTGTCAGCTTTGGCCGATACTGTGTCCGTGGCGATTCAAAACGTCGAATTGAATAAGGCCCTGGAGCAAAGAGTGCAGGACCTGGAAGACGCCAATCGCATGAAGGATGACTTTCTGATGACGCTGTCGCACGAACTGCGAACGCCTCTGAATGGCATCCTCGGTTGGGCCGAAATTCTGGGCAGCGGTGAGGCCGAGGCTTCGGATTACGAAATCGGCCTGGATACGATAGTCAGGAGTTCAGAAGCGTTGAATCATTTGATTGATGATCTCCTCGATACCTCACGCATGATGACAGGTCGCCTATCCTTTGAAAAAAATCCCCTGAATCCGAAGGATTTTATCGAAGCAGCCATGGAGTCCGTATCCATGGCAGCCACGGCTAAAAAAATTACGATTGATTTCACGGCAGCGCAAGACGTCGGCACCGTGGTCGGGGATGCGGTTCGTCTGCAGCAGGTGGTTTGGAATCTTCTGAACAATGCGATCAAATTCACGCCCGAGGGCGGGAGCGTTCAGGTGACTCTGGAGCGTGCTCACGGCATGGCTCGCATTCGCGTGCGCGACAGCGGCGAGGGCATACATCCGGACATCCTGCCCTTTATTTTCGAGCGCTTTCGCCAGGCCAACAGCACAACGATCCGCAAGCATGGGGGACTTGGTCTCGGGCTTGCGCTGGTTCGGTATCTGGTGGAAGCTCATGGCGGAACCATTGAAGGCAAGAGCGAAGGCGTAGGACGTGGTGCGGCGTTCACTGTGAATCTACCGCTCGCGGCCATCGCTTTGCCGCATGCGTCTGCGCCGATGGAAGAGACTTCCGATCACGATTTGAAACTGGATGCGCTTTCGGGCTGGCGCGTTCTGGTGGTCGATGATGTGGACGATGCCCGCTTCCTTGTGACCTATATCGTCAAAAATCAAGGGGCTGTGGTCGAAGAGGCCTCGGATGCCAGCAATGTTTTAAACCTTATCGAAAAGTTTGAGCCGGATCTTTTGCTCTGTGATCTTTGCATGCCGGGTGAGGATGGCTATTCCCTGATGCAGCGGATCCGAAGTTCAGCGCGTGATCGCAGCATGCGGCTTCCCGCGATCGCCGTCACCGCCTATGCCGATCAAAAAAGCCAGGATCATGCCCGCGCCTCGGGTTTTGATGGGGTTGTATCGAAGCCGCTTCTGCCCAGGAAATTTGTAAGGACCATCCTTGATATTTGTGGGGATGCCACTTAA